The following are from one region of the Ornithorhynchus anatinus isolate Pmale09 chromosome X1, mOrnAna1.pri.v4, whole genome shotgun sequence genome:
- the SKP1 gene encoding S-phase kinase-associated protein 1: MPSIKLQSSDGEIFEVDVEIAKQSVTIKTMLEDLGMDDEGDDDPVPLPNVNAAILKKVIQWCTHHKDDPPPPEDDENKEKRTDDIPVWDQEFLKVDQGTLFELILAANYLDIKGLLDVTCKTVANMIKGKTPEEIRKTFNIKNDFTEEEEAQVRKENQWCEEK; the protein is encoded by the exons ATGCCTTCGATTAAACTGCAGAGTTCTGATGGAGAGATATTCGAAGTTGATGTGGAAATTGCAAAACAGTCTGTCACTATCAAGACCATGTTAGAAG ATTTGGGTATGGACGACGAAGGAGATGATGACCCGGTCCCTCTTCCGAACGTCAACGCGGCAATATTAAAAAAG gtcATCCAGTGGTGTACTCATCACAAGGAcgacccccccccacccgagGACGACGAGAACAAAGAGAAGCGAACAGATGATATCCCTGTGTGGGACCAAGAGTTCCTGAAAGTGGACCAAGGAACCCTTTTTGAACTCATTCTG GCTGCAAACTATTTAGACATCAAAGGTTTGCTTGATGTGACGTGCAAGACTGTTGCAAATATGATTAAGGGGAAAACCCCAGAAGAGATTCGCAAGACATTCAACATCAAGAATGACTTTACTGAAGAGGAAGAAGCACAG GTACGCAAAGAGAACCAGTGGtgtgaagagaagtga